A window of the Roseovarius sp. S88 genome harbors these coding sequences:
- a CDS encoding zinc ABC transporter substrate-binding protein — protein sequence MSRSLLSLSATAILSGGTALADVPKVAVDIAPVHSLVARVMDGVGEPDLIVQPGASPHEYSLRPSEAAALQAADLVLWMGKDLTPWMEGAIDTLATNASVTTLLEADGVKLLDFREGALFEAHDHDDHEEHAKDDDHEEHASDKDHDHDHEEHAHDDHAGHDHGEHDPHAWLSPENASTWLNVIAAQLSAVDPGNAGSYFANASAARTEMEALSAEIKATLEPARGGSFIVFHDAYQYFESDFDFPASGAISISDASDPSPARIAEMQGRIREEGVDCVLAEPQFNAGLVAAVLDGTDANTGVIDPLGAMLEPGKALYPQLLLNMAKTLAECL from the coding sequence ATGTCCAGATCACTTCTATCGCTGTCCGCTACCGCAATTTTGTCGGGAGGTACAGCACTCGCTGATGTGCCAAAGGTCGCGGTGGACATCGCGCCGGTCCATTCCCTTGTTGCACGGGTGATGGACGGTGTGGGCGAGCCAGACTTGATCGTACAGCCGGGTGCCTCTCCTCATGAATACAGCCTGCGACCATCTGAAGCCGCTGCTTTGCAGGCCGCTGATCTTGTGCTTTGGATGGGCAAAGACCTCACGCCCTGGATGGAAGGCGCCATTGACACATTGGCGACAAATGCTTCAGTCACGACACTTCTTGAGGCGGACGGGGTCAAGCTGCTGGACTTCCGGGAAGGGGCATTGTTTGAAGCACATGACCACGACGATCACGAAGAACACGCAAAAGATGATGATCACGAAGAGCATGCGTCCGACAAGGATCACGACCACGATCACGAAGAACATGCGCATGACGACCATGCAGGCCATGATCACGGCGAGCATGACCCCCATGCTTGGCTGTCGCCGGAGAATGCCAGCACCTGGCTGAACGTGATTGCGGCACAGCTATCGGCGGTAGATCCGGGTAATGCAGGGTCCTATTTCGCCAACGCGTCGGCAGCCCGTACCGAGATGGAGGCGCTTTCAGCTGAAATCAAGGCAACGCTTGAACCTGCCCGTGGCGGCAGCTTTATCGTCTTCCACGACGCGTACCAGTATTTCGAAAGTGATTTCGATTTCCCGGCATCAGGTGCTATCTCCATCAGTGACGCATCTGATCCCAGCCCGGCCCGGATCGCCGAAATGCAGGGACGTATTCGTGAGGAAGGTGTCGATTGTGTTCTGGCAGAACCACAATTCAACGCGGGTCTGGTAGCGGCGGTGCTCGACGGGACAGACGCCAATACCGGGGTCATCGACCCGCTTGGCGCAATGCTTGAACCGGGTAAAGCGCTCTATCCGCAACTCCTTCTCAACATGGCTAAGACCCTGGCGGAATGCCTGTAG
- a CDS encoding helix-turn-helix transcriptional regulator — translation MRILSKRQLKELVLYSPQHIARLEKAGKFPKRIQLGSNRVGWLESEVHEWLQKKLAAR, via the coding sequence ATGCGGATACTATCGAAACGCCAATTGAAGGAGCTTGTTCTTTACTCGCCTCAACACATCGCAAGACTGGAGAAAGCCGGGAAGTTTCCAAAGCGAATACAACTCGGCTCGAACCGGGTCGGATGGCTTGAAAGCGAAGTGCATGAATGGCTCCAGAAAAAACTGGCCGCACGTTAG
- a CDS encoding N-6 DNA methylase translates to MLKKCKKFDDVLFINATGPDRFKKDKRQNKLEPKHIRDIVETYQLRKEEDRYSRRVQMNEIEDKGFNLNIARYVSTAEAEKEVDLAQTNLRLKGLEEKISKAKTEHNGFLQDLGLPKLP, encoded by the coding sequence GTGTTGAAGAAATGCAAGAAATTCGATGACGTGTTGTTCATCAATGCCACGGGGCCGGACCGCTTCAAGAAGGACAAGCGCCAGAACAAACTGGAGCCTAAGCACATCCGAGACATCGTCGAAACGTATCAGTTACGGAAGGAAGAAGATCGCTATTCTCGGCGCGTTCAAATGAATGAGATTGAAGACAAAGGCTTCAATCTCAACATCGCTAGATATGTCAGCACAGCTGAAGCCGAGAAAGAAGTCGACCTTGCTCAAACTAATCTACGGCTGAAGGGGTTGGAGGAAAAAATCTCCAAGGCGAAAACGGAACATAATGGGTTTCTTCAGGACCTAGGCCTTCCAAAGTTACCCTGA
- a CDS encoding type I restriction-modification system subunit M: MTDQEQQELGKTLWNIANTLRGAMNADDFRDYMLSFLFLRYLSDNYEAAAKRELGRDYPELDKDDRRTPLAVWYEQNEGDVDAFEAQMRRKTHYVIKPEHLWASIAEMARVGHNDLLSTLKAGFKFIENESFSSTFDGLFSEINLDSEKLGKGYTARNTKLCSIIKEIAKGLVGFSTDNDTLGDAYEYLIGEFAAGSGKKAGEFYTPQQVSRILSEIVALDSQDPTLGKKGQIDSVLDFACGSGSLLLNVRNQLGSRGIGKIYGQERNITTYNLARMNMLLHGVKDTEFEIFHGDTLTNDWDMLREANPAKMPRFDAVVANPPFSYRWDPSEALGEDARFKNYGLAPKSAADFAFLLHGFHYLKDEGTMAIILPHGVLFRGGAEERIRTKLLKDGHIDTVIGLPSESVLLDRYPRLHSGVEEMQEIR; this comes from the coding sequence ATGACCGACCAAGAACAACAAGAACTGGGCAAGACGCTCTGGAACATTGCCAACACCCTTCGGGGAGCGATGAATGCGGATGATTTCCGCGATTATATGCTGTCATTCCTCTTCTTGCGGTATCTGTCCGATAACTACGAAGCTGCGGCAAAGCGGGAGCTTGGCCGCGACTATCCTGAGCTGGACAAAGATGATCGCCGCACGCCTCTGGCCGTCTGGTACGAACAAAACGAAGGCGACGTGGATGCCTTCGAGGCGCAGATGCGCCGCAAGACCCACTACGTGATCAAGCCAGAGCATCTTTGGGCCAGCATCGCCGAAATGGCGCGGGTGGGGCACAATGATCTGCTAAGCACGCTGAAGGCGGGCTTTAAGTTCATCGAGAACGAGTCATTCTCCAGCACCTTCGACGGGCTGTTTTCCGAAATCAATCTGGACTCGGAAAAGCTGGGCAAGGGATACACCGCGCGCAACACCAAGCTGTGCAGTATCATCAAGGAAATCGCAAAGGGCCTTGTGGGGTTCTCGACTGACAATGATACGTTGGGCGATGCTTATGAGTACCTGATCGGTGAGTTTGCAGCCGGGTCGGGCAAGAAGGCAGGCGAGTTTTATACGCCGCAGCAGGTCTCCAGAATCCTGTCAGAGATCGTCGCGCTGGATAGTCAGGACCCCACGCTGGGAAAAAAAGGCCAAATCGACAGCGTGTTAGATTTTGCGTGTGGTTCCGGGTCGCTATTGTTGAACGTGCGGAACCAGCTTGGGTCGCGCGGTATCGGCAAGATTTACGGCCAGGAACGCAACATCACGACTTACAACTTGGCCCGGATGAACATGCTTCTGCATGGGGTCAAGGATACCGAGTTCGAAATTTTCCACGGCGACACGCTTACCAATGACTGGGACATGCTCAGGGAGGCAAACCCTGCCAAGATGCCACGCTTCGATGCAGTAGTTGCGAACCCGCCCTTCAGCTATCGCTGGGACCCATCGGAAGCCCTTGGTGAGGATGCACGGTTCAAGAACTATGGCCTAGCCCCGAAATCTGCCGCCGACTTCGCGTTTCTCCTACATGGCTTTCACTACCTAAAAGATGAAGGTACCATGGCGATCATTCTGCCGCATGGTGTGCTGTTCAGAGGCGGAGCCGAGGAGCGGATCAGAACCAAGCTCCTGAAGGACGGTCATATTGACACCGTCATCGGATTGCCTTCAGAATCTGTTCTTCTCGACAGGTATCCCCGTTTGCATTCTGGTGTTGAAGAAATGCAAGAAATTCGATGA